In the Chitinophagales bacterium genome, one interval contains:
- a CDS encoding T9SS type A sorting domain-containing protein, translating into MKITQLLVLICSITIASHAQITTKWIRDIDYGEPGFDSITISVNLKEDIQGNYIVLLDGDYFTANKEGIHLLKLNKYGFVVWKKSFLTNHDIIHNTTLLPYKKQIMDVDSIGNIYVLAHGKQNTDTAHLVKIDPAGNLLLHRVDFVPGGVVDYIWGLRVCFDNSIIIARRNTGSNFTVIKYDDLFNLLWSTDIPIGTSSIQDLTNITWDNNQVLHIANGTRLVQMDYANGNIISNNTTIPFPVGLGTFWMNDGDNFFQTWKPGTSSPFGSYTFDTQLNQLAYRTSPVSQMIMHRNVDGTLIENYFNGIDSSRFNKIDVGGNLVQTISIPQTSLSTLPAWIATNGFFDKTNKDFYGIWLHGSKKQLEIAHLDSNLNFLGVINKPVIYQNGGTQINHIVSNDYARTLVSINKFFNPYKYCFTLYNFCNTCIDNLQGKAFIDANSNCVYDSSEVAITNLMIDVANVGLGLPTDTMGNFSYELPAGNYQLTPVLPGTLTSTCATFPLNINLTDTTVTEQHFPLQIDSTYHDFSVSSVALTPAVPGNAYQFLVILRNHQFFTDSASVSATIDTLFTVDSISILPSALTNQTYVFNNLTLQGQQDSSIIFYMTVDTLAQLFDTVYFQSYAAGLNGDNNSLNDTSHFTDFILSSFDPNDKLVYPSGNITVNDSVLRYTIRFQNTGTYMAKNVVILDTLDNNLDFSSLEFLSASHNYTIKFIDNNVLEITFANINLPDSNSSEPFSHGFFIYTIKQKSGLAPGTQIENSAAIYFDYNAPVITSSVFNTIVNPVSVSEVWTEDFKLKVFPNPVLGEEFFVEFVSPKSQLISISLTDITGRLIDKSMQQMCSAGTNNFIIKKPAVSGVYFIAVTMSNATVNKKIVVLDIR; encoded by the coding sequence ATGAAAATAACCCAACTACTTGTTCTAATATGCTCTATTACCATAGCATCGCATGCTCAAATTACCACTAAATGGATTAGAGACATTGATTATGGCGAGCCCGGTTTTGATTCAATTACTATCAGCGTAAACTTAAAAGAAGATATCCAGGGTAATTATATTGTTTTATTGGATGGGGATTACTTTACAGCTAACAAGGAAGGTATTCATTTGCTTAAATTAAATAAGTATGGTTTCGTTGTTTGGAAAAAATCCTTTCTCACCAATCATGATATAATTCATAATACAACTCTTTTACCTTACAAAAAGCAAATTATGGATGTTGATTCAATTGGGAATATATACGTGCTTGCCCATGGAAAACAAAATACAGACACTGCACACTTAGTAAAAATTGACCCGGCTGGAAATCTGTTGCTTCACCGAGTAGATTTTGTACCGGGTGGCGTAGTAGATTATATATGGGGATTAAGAGTTTGTTTTGATAACAGCATAATAATTGCACGACGAAACACCGGTTCAAATTTCACAGTTATCAAATATGATGATCTGTTTAATTTATTATGGAGTACCGATATCCCAATTGGAACATCTTCTATCCAGGATTTGACAAATATCACATGGGATAACAATCAGGTCTTGCATATTGCCAATGGCACTCGATTAGTGCAAATGGATTATGCAAATGGCAACATAATAAGTAATAACACAACCATTCCGTTTCCGGTTGGGTTAGGAACATTTTGGATGAATGATGGCGATAACTTTTTTCAAACCTGGAAACCGGGAACATCCAGTCCTTTTGGAAGTTACACTTTTGATACACAGCTAAATCAGTTAGCTTACAGAACCAGTCCGGTTAGCCAGATGATAATGCATCGCAATGTTGACGGTACTTTAATTGAAAATTATTTCAATGGTATAGACTCCTCGCGATTTAATAAAATAGATGTTGGCGGCAATCTTGTACAAACTATTTCCATACCGCAAACATCACTAAGTACACTGCCGGCCTGGATTGCCACCAATGGTTTTTTTGATAAAACCAATAAAGACTTTTATGGAATTTGGCTGCACGGAAGTAAAAAACAATTAGAGATAGCGCACCTTGATTCAAATCTTAACTTTTTAGGTGTTATCAATAAACCTGTAATTTATCAAAATGGAGGCACACAAATAAATCACATTGTCAGCAATGATTATGCACGAACATTGGTTTCAATCAACAAATTTTTTAACCCTTATAAATATTGCTTTACCCTTTACAATTTTTGCAATACCTGTATAGATAATTTGCAGGGCAAAGCTTTTATTGATGCCAACAGCAATTGTGTTTACGATTCCAGCGAAGTTGCAATTACTAACCTGATGATTGATGTTGCCAATGTTGGATTAGGTTTGCCGACCGATACAATGGGAAATTTTTCTTATGAACTTCCTGCGGGCAATTATCAGCTTACACCTGTGTTGCCTGGAACACTTACAAGCACATGCGCAACTTTTCCTTTAAATATTAACCTGACTGACACTACTGTTACGGAACAGCATTTTCCCCTACAGATTGATTCAACGTATCACGATTTTTCTGTTTCTTCGGTTGCGCTCACACCGGCTGTTCCCGGTAATGCATATCAGTTTTTGGTTATTTTAAGGAACCACCAGTTCTTTACAGATTCAGCATCGGTCAGCGCAACAATTGATACGCTGTTTACTGTAGATTCCATTTCTATTTTGCCATCAGCCTTAACTAACCAGACGTATGTGTTTAATAACCTTACACTTCAAGGGCAACAGGATTCATCCATAATATTTTACATGACTGTTGATACGCTTGCGCAGTTGTTTGACACCGTTTATTTTCAATCATACGCTGCCGGCCTTAATGGCGATAACAACTCCTTAAACGACACCTCACACTTTACTGATTTTATACTTTCATCTTTTGACCCTAACGATAAACTCGTGTATCCATCTGGAAATATTACGGTTAATGATTCTGTCTTGCGATACACCATTCGTTTTCAGAATACGGGAACTTACATGGCGAAAAATGTTGTGATTTTAGATACGCTTGACAACAACCTTGATTTCTCTTCACTGGAATTTTTATCAGCAAGTCATAACTACACCATTAAGTTTATTGATAATAATGTTCTTGAAATAACTTTTGCGAACATAAATCTGCCAGACAGTAACAGCAGCGAGCCGTTTAGTCATGGCTTTTTTATATACACGATCAAACAAAAATCGGGGCTTGCACCGGGTACACAGATAGAAAACTCGGCTGCTATTTATTTTGATTATAATGCACCGGTAATTACAAGTAGTGTCTTCAATACAATTGTTAACCCTGTAAGTGTTTCTGAAGTATGGACAGAAGACTTCAAGCTGAAGGTATTTCCAAATCCGGTATTAGGAGAAGAATTTTTTGTTGAGTTTGTCAGCCCCAAATCACAGCTTATTTCCATTTCATTAACCGATATAACCGGCAGGCTGATTGATAAAAGCATGCAGCAGATGTGCTCTGCAGGTACGAACAATTTTATAATCAAAAAACCGGCTGTAAGCGGTGTTTATTTTATTGCTGTAACGATGAGCAATGCTACCGTAAATAAAAAAATTGTTGTTTTAGATATAAGATAA
- a CDS encoding YqgE/AlgH family protein, which translates to MENVASGKILIAEPFMEDPYFKGAVVFLCECKNENAFGLILNKPTEMKVHEVVEDFPVVDNPIFYGGPVQPNTLHYLHKRGDLLTDSTKVQDGIYWGGDFERLIFLLDTKQIQQHEIRFFFGYSGWEEGQLNREVEENSWFIGNGSAEYLFDADPKDLWRTVLHNMGDRYQVIADFPENPSLN; encoded by the coding sequence ATGGAAAATGTTGCATCCGGGAAAATATTAATTGCAGAACCCTTTATGGAAGATCCTTATTTCAAAGGTGCGGTGGTGTTTCTGTGTGAATGTAAAAATGAAAATGCATTCGGACTTATTCTGAACAAGCCCACAGAAATGAAAGTGCATGAAGTGGTGGAAGATTTTCCGGTAGTGGATAACCCGATCTTCTATGGCGGACCGGTACAGCCCAACACGCTACACTATCTTCACAAACGTGGTGATTTGCTCACTGACAGTACAAAAGTGCAGGATGGCATCTATTGGGGTGGCGATTTTGAAAGATTGATTTTCCTGCTTGATACCAAACAGATTCAGCAACATGAAATCCGCTTTTTCTTCGGTTACTCCGGTTGGGAGGAAGGACAATTAAACCGCGAAGTGGAGGAAAACTCCTGGTTCATCGGTAATGGATCAGCCGAGTATCTTTTTGATGCAGACCCGAAAGACCTGTGGCGCACTGTTTTACATAACATGGGTGACCGTTACCAGGTTATTGCCGACTTCCCGGAAAATCCAAGCCTTAATTAA